From the genome of Metabacillus dongyingensis:
AATGAAACCAGGTGCATTTTTCTTAATAAAGAAAAATGCACCTGGTTTTTTAACATTTCTTATTTTTTGTATTGAAATAGTCCTGCAGGAAGTTGAGCATCCCAATTTTCTGGTATATCTAGACGCAGCGCATGAGCAACGACAGCAGCTGTATCTATATTTTCTACATCAGACAACACGGTGCCAGACTTAATTGACGTTCCTTTAGCAGTCCAGAAAATGGTCTGTTCTTCTGGGGAGGAACCACCATGACCATAACCTTTTCCGCCATGATCCGTTGTGACGATAATTAGAGTATCCTTCATCAGTCCTTCTTCTTCTAAAGCTTGGACAATTTGTCCAACATGCTGATCAGCTTTTTGTAATGCCTCATACCATTTCAGGCTGCCATAGCCATAGTTGTGGCCTGCACCATCCACTTCATCCAAATGGACAAAAATATTGCGGCTGTTTTTACCTTCTGCTTTTATATAGTCCACCGTTTTTTGTGTCGTATTATTATCGTTCCCGCCATTTACTTTATAAGCACCTGCAGAATCTTCAATAATTCCTTTATTGATCGGTGACCATGTAGTAAAGGAAGCTTGATTAAGCATAGGACGCTCTTGTTTCAGCAATTTCATATAAGATGGATAAGGATTTTTTTCAGGGTAAGGATTACCTGTATTTTCGTTATTCAGACCATGTTTTGAAGGTACAACTCCATGGAGCATGGATCCCCAGTTTTGCCCACTAATTGTCGGCAGCATTGCTTTTGCTTCATATGTTCCAGCGCCTTCACTCATTAGCTTCTGTATATTTTTTGCGTTTGCTTGCTGGTCTTTTACTCCATTCCCAGCTCCATCGATTCCAATAAATACGACTCGTTTGTAAAGAAAATCTTTCTTGTAAGGGGCCAGCTTATCCTTCATCATTTGCACATCTAAGCGATCCACTTTTTTATCATCGTTAATATCCGCTTTTTGAGCTTGTTTCCAACGTTTGTCACCTTCATGACTATTTTTGTTTTTCTGTATAAGTTTTAGATCAGCCTCCGTTAACAACCCATCTCCCGATACATCTATAGAGTTAGATACATGTACATTGGCTGTCGCAGTTTTGCCGCCATCGACTGTTTTGACTGTGATCGTTGCGTCGCCAGGATTCTCAGCAATAATAGTGGGACGTTCGTTGATTATTTCAACTTTCGCTATCGTTTCATCACTAGAGATCCATTCAACCTCTTTTACTGTCGCATCTATTGGAGAGACAGTTGCTGTTAGCGGCATAGGTGCCCCCGCTTTCAGGTTGAGTTCAGTCTGATCCAATGAGATGGATTCTACTGAAATGGGTGGAAGCGGAGGAGCATTATCGTACATAGCGCGAACTTCCATTTCGGTCAAAACATTTCGATAAATCTGCAGGTCATCAACCTGTGCAGTCAGCGTAGAACCGTATTTTCCTGTACCATCCTGACCAATTTTGGTCGTATATGGGGAGTCGAGCGATCCTTTCATTCCAGAGATATCGACTGTTTTAATCAGGTTACCGTCTTTATAAAAGCGAGCACTCCCGTTTTTTCGGTCATGCGAGACAACAATATGATGCCATTTATAGTCAGCTACATTCGGCATGTGGTAATCCAACCGGCTGCTCTGAGAAGTTTTGTAATTCCAGATGAGCTCACCCGAACCGTTCATGCCCAAAATCCACCCGCTGTTGCTTCCGGAATTCCAGTCTTTATTCGAAATGATGGAAGGGTCGCCCTTGATGCCTTCCGATTTGATCCAAAAGGCAACAGAAAAATCTGTGCTCTCACCGAATCGGAACTCGCCGTGATTGCCCAGGTCCACATATTGTCCTGGGGAATTAAATTTGATGGCTTGTCCGATACGTCCCTGAACAAATTCGGGATTGCCGAAGATCGAAGGGGCTACGGCGCTTGCCGAGCTATCGTTCGCATTGTTGTCGAATTTCAAGTCGAGAACGGCTTCTTCATTAGCAAATGCAATGGAAGACATACTGTAGGATAAGACATTATATGGGATATCTGCACTGGTTGCAGCAAAAGACATCGCCATGGTTAATGTTGTACCCACTACTACTTTTTTAAACATATTAGATTTCATTCATTTTCCCTCCAAATTTAAATAATCTGACATGTCAATTGTAGGGAGGGAATGTAAATAAATGAGTAGATTCTTGTAAATTATCTTTAAATGTTGGTAAAAAAACACGACAAACAAGGAAAACAGTCATTATATCCTTTAAAAATAATTTGTTTTATGTTGTTTTCGAGTTTGTATTTTAAAGTTAAATGACAAGGCAGGAAAAAAATTTGCAATGGAATTGATTATTTCCTTAAAAGATATCTGCTAATATGAGCATCTGGAGCAGGGGGCGATTGCTTAACAAAGTGTCGCCTCTAGGACGCAATACACAAATAGTGAATCGTATTCTTTATTCAATTATCGGGGGCTTATCTGTAAAAAGGTAAGTGTTTTTTTTATGGAATAAAAGATTGAGTTAATCAACTTATTTTGAAATAATTGGTATTAAGCAATCGGGCAGTTTTATTGAAGAAGGAATACTAAATTTACATAATAAACATGGATTAAAGGATTCTTAATGTATTTACAGAATTTAACTTCATATAGTGTCATAATTTTTAAACAAAAATAAAATATAAGAAAAGGTGATTTATATAATGAGCACATCTAAAATAACTATGAAAAGCCCCACTCCAATCCTGCGTATTTTTGATGAGGAAAAAGCCAAAGAATTTTATTTAACATTTTTGGAATTTGAGTTAGATTGGGAGCATCGATTTGAAGATGATCTACCTTTATACATGCAAATATCATATAAAAATTGTATTATTCATCTTTCAGAGCATCACGGAGATTGCTGTCCTGGAGCTGCTATCAGAATCGAAGTAGAAAAGTTAGAGTTACTCCATTCAATTCTTATATCAAAGAAATACAAATATGCTCGTCCTGGCATCGAAAAAACCCCTTGGAATACTCGGGAGGTGCGCATTGGAGACCCATTCGGAAATAGAATTATGTTTTTTGAGAACATTCAAAAATAACATTACTCCCTAATACTAGGAAGGCTATGTCTATGTCCCATGAAACAGTTAATTTTTCAGCTTGCTAAATATATATTTAATAAATTCCTTTTTGTAGTAAAGGTGCTTTTGTTTTAAAAAATATCAGTACGGATCTTCAACAATCGGGGGCTATCCTGGAGCAAGGATAAGCGCTCATTTTCATTTTAGGGCCAGATTGTTGAACAACAGCTTAAAATTAGATAGGATTTTTTGATTTTTGTTGATGTTGTGAAGGTTGCACTTAAACTAAAAGAAGTAAGCTATTTTAATAAAAATTTTATGGTAAACTAAAATTAGATAAAATGTTTAAAGGTGAGGAATTAAATGAGTACAATCCAAAAGCATAAGCCCAATAAATTGAAAATGATTTTAAGAGGATTAATAGTAATTATTGGGGGATTTATAGCAGCGTATGGACTAGAAACCGTATTAATCCCAAACAATGTATCTGATGGGGGTGTGACGGGTCTTAGTATCGTTGGTTCAGAACTACTTGGATTACCATTAGGAGTTCTAATTGCAGTTATAAACATTCCTTTTATCTGGTTAGGTTATCAACAAATTGGTAAAAGTTTCGCGATTTATTCAATTATCGGAATAGCTTCCCTAGCATTGGGTACAAGTCTCATGCACCACACCCCAGCGATTATTGAAGGGGATACTTTATTAGTTACCGTTGTTGGTGGTATTATCATTGGTTTTGGAATGGGGTTAGCATTGCGGAATGGCGGAGCATTAGATGGAATTGATATGCTAGCCGTACTGCTTTCTCGAAAATTACCGTTTGGGACAAGTGATCTCATTCTTTTCTTAAACACATTCGTATTTATTTTTGTTTCAATCGCATTTGGTTTACAAGGAGCAATTCTTTCTGCAATTGCTTACTTTATTGCTTCTAAAGTGATTCACATAGTTGAAGTAGGTTTAAGTGGCTCTAAAACCTTTACAATTATCACAACTCAACCCGTATTAATGGTAGAGACTATACGTGATCGCTTAGGCCGAAGTGCAACGTACAAGGAAGCTTACGGCGGTTATTCCCATGAAAAATTCAAGGAAATCACATGTGTCATTAATCGCTTAGAAGAAAGCAAAATAAAAGAGATCATTAATGAAATTGACAAAACTGCTTTTGTTACGGTATATGACGTAGCCGAAGTTAAGGGTGGTAATTTCAGAAAGCATAATATTCATTAGATAAAATCCCGTAAATTTGTAATAAAACTCTACAAAAAAACACATTTTTAGGTTTGCTAAAACAGTTTGTTCATTGTGTTGAGTTAAAGTAAAAGCAGTTGGTGTAATAAGACCGGCTGCTTTTACTTTTTTTATGTGAGATTTCCGATAATTTACATTATGTAAATTAGATTTGTATGGAGTATTCATGTAATACACGGTAGGCGTTTTTTGTTTCATCCTCAACATATCAATACATAGAAGGAAAAAGTGAGGAGTTTTTCTTCTCTGCTAATTTTAATCGTTTTAATCATTGCGGCAGTGTTGTTAATTTCTTTCCTGATCAAGTTAAATATGAGAGATAGAAAAAAAGAAGCAATATACGCTTTTACAGTTCAGGACTTTATGAATAATCATATCGACTTAAATGAAAATACAGAACAAAAGGTACTCTCTTACTAACAACGATATAAAATTTCAACGATGATAATGATATTGAAGATTGTGGCGATGATGGAAGAGAAAAGCACCTTCATTCACTTGTTCATACATCATTGATCAAAAATCCTGTATTGATATGCAGGATTTTTTTGTTCCGCAAACGGACCAGATTGTGGAATAAGTGATATGGTTAATTTATATTAAGTAAAGGATAATAGAGTGAATAACTAGAGATTTGATAATGGTCGAATAAGAAACTTAGAGGACTAAAGAAATGATGCAAAACATTAATCAATAATCAATGAATTGAAAATTCAACAACAATGCCTGGATGGTGTCAGTTACACTGATACCACACATATTTAGGAGGTAGGATTGAAATGGCAAGGAAAAAGGAATTCGATGAAGATGCAGTTCTGCATAAAGCCATGCTATTATTCTGGGAACAAGGTTATGAGAAGACATCCATGCAGGAATTGGTCTCACATATGGGGATTCATAAAGGGAGCATGTATGATACCTTTGGCGATAAACACTCCTTGTATGTCAAATCATTGAAACGCTATAGTGAAATGTTAGAGCAATCGGTTAAGCGTGGTATGGCTGATACCCGTTCAGCCAAGGAAGCAATCAGACTGTTATTTGAAATGGCAATCCAACAGCAAGAAGAGTTTCCTGGGGGCTGCTTCGTAGTGAATACCGCGGTTGAGTTGGCAAATTATGATTCTGAGACCAGAGATTGGGTTCATCTGAAATGGGCCTCTACAGAACAGTTAATACGTGACCTTATTGTGGAAGGTCAACAATCTGGAGAATTTTCCAAGACACTCAATGCGGAAGGGCTGTCTTATTGTTTTATTAATGCATTAATCGGACTTCGCGTTATGGTTAAGACTATATCGGACAGGGAAAAATTACGCCAAATTATTGAAATGAATATGTCGGTATTGGAATGAATGGGTAATTTGGAACGATATGTTACCTGATAGGTAGTAAACTGCCATCTATAAATTAATCGTATTGCGAATGGAAGACATCATAATCTTCATCTCCTTTTACATTTTTTATGAAATAACTAAGAGAGTGTCTATAAAGTTTGGTTGAAATTCAAGGGGGGGCTGAGTATGATTTAATGCTCTTCATATTCGAACAGCGAAAGTCTTTTATTATAATAAAAATGCAGCCCTAACTTTTATAGGGGCTGCATTACTTTTTTACTTGTGCATTTTTAATTCGGCTTTCATTTCCCTTTAGTTGTCCAGATGAATGAACGCTTCATGTTACTCTAGATTCTGCCATTGATCTCTCTCCAATCGGATTCAAATCAATGTCGGGTGTGGCGTGAGATTAAGAGTACCCTTGTTAGCGAATTCCACCTGATTCCGATTAGCGAAGCGACTTGAATGCCGTGCGAATCTCGGAAGTCATGAACTCCGGTTGCTCCCAAGCTGCGAAGTGTCCGCCCTTAGGAAGCTTATTGTAGTGGATGAGATTCGGGTACGCTTTTTCTGTCCAGCTCTTCGGTGCTTCATACATCTCATCCGGAAATACGCTGGCGGCAACCGGGAGCTTGACGCCTTTGACGACGAAGAAGGAGATTCCGGCAACTGTGTTCTCCCAGTAGAGACGAGCCGCAGAAATCGCTGTATTCGTAAACCAAAAAAGCGTGATGTTGTCGAGAACGTCGTCGCGCGTTAGGCCTTCTTTGACTCCGGCAAAAGATCTCGCGATCAGGGCATGGCTCTTCCAGTCGTGGTCAATCATAAAGGCTGCCAAACCGACAGGCGAATCCACCAGTCCGGTCAGTGTCTGCGGACGCGTTCCCATCAAGAAGGCGTAATAGAATTTATTTTCGCGAACTTGCTCGCACGCTTTCTTCTCTTCGTCTGAGAGACCGGCTGGCAGCGGGTTGCCTGACCAGATCGCCGCATCGACTTCGGGCGGAATCACTTCAGGCATGTTGGTGTGAATGCCGATCAATCCTTTAGGTTCCTGAACGCCCATAAAGTTAACGACGATCGAACCCCAGTCGCCGCCCTGCGCCACATACTTCGTATAGCCAAGGCGAGTCATAAGCTCACCATAAGCGCTTGCGATGCGTTTAGGATTCCAGCCGGTCGTGGTCGGCTTGCCCGAGAACCCATAGCCAGGCATCGACGGAATGACGACATGGAAGGCTTCCGATTCGCTTCCACCGTGTGCCGTTGGGTTAGTCAGCGGCTCGATCAGCTTCATTTGCTCGATAATCGAACCCGGCCATCCGTGTGCAATTAGGATCGGCATCGCGTTCTCATGCTTCGAACGAACGTGAATGAAGTGGAAGTCCAGACCGTCGATCTCGGTAATGAAATGCGGGTAAGAGTTAATTCTCGATTCGATCTTGCGCCAGTCGTATTCATCTGCCCAATAACGCGCAAGTTCTTGAATCGTTGCGAGCTGCGTGCCTTGCGATTGATCCGCGACTGTTTCCTTCTCAGGCCATCTTGTTGCGTTAATGCGTCTTTTCAGTTCAGTAATTTCTTCTTCCGGTACATTCACATGAAACGGACGAATGGCGTTCTTGTCTGTAGGTTGCTCATTACTTTGTTGTTTGGTACTTGTTTGTGTCATTTTTTTTATCTCCCTTTGGTTAGTTTAGATTTTTTGGGTTTGCGTTGCTGAGATACGCTAATGAAGTTCAATCAAACGGTTTGTCCATGATATCTCAACGATCCTTTCGGAAAAAATTTAGCATATTCAAGAACGAATGGTCAAGAATTATTTTTGAACGAACGTTCTTAAATGTGTAAAAAACAGTGTAACTGAAACCAGTATTGGTATGAATATGAACTTCCTTGTACTGTTTCAGAGGACGGATGGATAAATGACTTTCTCAAGATCCTTTCATTTGCTAAGAATATTATTCATACTTCTAACCTATCTGTTTCGGGATTATTAATTTTACTGCTTCTTGAGGGAGGTTTGTTGCACAGTTTATACCAGGGCCAATTAATATCGTTACACGGATTCTCCTACCCCTCGAAAAAGTTCATAAGAAGCACCTCCTAAATCCTTTCAATTTGAGTGTTTTTGCACATCCCCGAAAAGGGATAGAACCCAGCAACCGTGACACGAATTACAACTTACCGATGAAAAAACGTCTTGAGATGTCTAGGGGTAATCGTACATGCATCAAGAATAACAAGCACCCAGAGAGGCCATCTAGCCCTTACACTTTAATATCTGGCTAACCTTATATTACGAACGGGTTAACAGATTTTCTGGTTCCACACATTTTAGAACGAGCGTTAAAAAATAATTATTGACCGTTCGTTCTTAAATGTGATAAATTTGTTCCGTAAAGAGAATCGTTGAGATTTCATGGACAAACCAATTGATCTGCTTTTCCGGTCGCGGTTTATGAAAAAAATTTTGGGGAGTGATTTCGAAGTGAAAATTAGTTCAAAGCAAGACTTCAATAAAGATTTTAACAGAGAAGAAAAGCTGAAAACGCTGACTAAAATCCAGTATAACGTAACTCAGAATGGCATGGACGAGGCGCCATTTAATAATGAATACTGGGATAACAAAGAAGAGGGTATCTACGTAGATATTGTTTCGGGTGATCCACTGTTTAGCTCGAAGGACAAATTCGATGCGGGTACAGGCTTTCCTAGTTTTACAAAGCCTCTGGAGTCAAACAATGTTGTTCTCAAACGCAAAGGATTATTTTTTGGGAACGAAGTCAGAAGCCGGAATGCTGATTCCTTCCTAGGCGACGTGTTCAAAGACGGACCTCAACCAACAGGACTGCGGTTCTGCGTGAACTCTGCAGCCATGGAATTTATTCCGAAAGCTGATCTTGAAAAAAGAGGTTATGGCGCTTATGCCGCGCAATTTAGCGAGCAGAAGCTTTGAAAATGAATGATGGTGCAAACCAGATGGAGATAGTTTAACGGATAGCTACGACAAGAGGAACTTATCAGGAGGGAGGGGAAAGAATCCCTAAAGGCTGCCTAATTGTAAATACCGCAGTTGAATTGGCCCTTCATGATTCTGAGTCCAGAGACTGGGTCAATCAGAGATTGATTGATTCAGAGCAGTTGATACGTAAGCTTATTGAGAGAGATCAATAATCGGGAGAACTAAATAAGTCACTCAACGCAGAATTGCTGTCATATTATATTAATAATGTATTAATCGGACTGTGGGTTATAGCAAAGACGAAGGATGACAGAGAGAAATTGAAGCAAATTATCGAAATGACAATATTAATTTTAATACACAAATAATTTTTTTGTTAATTCTAGAACGATTGTTCTTAAATAGTGGATCAAGTGGACACAACGATCAAGAAGTTTAAAAAGCGGTGACTATTTTATTCTCGTGTTAAAGAAGTCACATAATAAACTCGTCTAATCATTTAAAAGATATCCTAATTGTGGTTCGGAAGCTCCATTCAAGTTTAGTGAAACTTTCTTGATAGATTTAAATTTAGATGGAGGGAGTGGAAAAATGAAAAGAATGCTTTGGGTTTTTCTTATGATGTCATGTGGTGCAACATTTATTTCATCTTTATTTCCTTTATACAGTGAGTATTATCACCTAAGTAGTCTTCAAATTACCATCTTATTTGCAATCTATGCTGTTTTCTTGCTGCCTACTTTACTTATAGTAGGTGTAAAGGGGAGTGAGTGGGGATTAAAAAAGGTGCTTCGATACAGTATATGGATTTCAATCGTATCAACGATAATATTTATTATTAGTTTTGATTTTTGGTCTCTCTTTACTGCAAGAGTATTAGAAGGGATTGCTTATGGCGCATTTACTGGTACTGCTATTCCCTTTTTAATAGTCCAATCTCCTGCCAATAAGATAAGTACAGCTATCAAATTATCAGGTGTTACGGTACTTATCGGGTTTGGCTTAGGTCCAGCAATTTCAGGTGTAGTTGTGGAGTATCTCTATTCCCAGTCATTGAGCGTACCTTATTGGTTTTTGCTGGTGATGTTGAGTAGCTCTTTAGTAATACTGGAAACTTTTCCTGTACACAATGAATCCTCGATTGAAAAACCGATCCACACTAAGATCTCAATAAGTATACCAAGCCATATTCGTTCACATTTTTGGTCTTTTGTTGGACTGCCAATCTTTATTGTTTTCACTTTACAAGGTATAGCTTTCTCTCTTTTACCTTCATTTGCTAAGAATATTATTCATACTTCTAACCTTTCTGTTTCGGGATTGTTAATTTTACTGCTTCTTGGGGGAGCTTCATTGTCTCAGTTCGTACCATGGCCAATTAATATCGTTACACGGATTCGATTTGGAATTTCACTTTTTGCAATTGGTTCTTGGGCTATCATTTTATCCGGTCAGTTTTCAAACTTAATTTTACTCTGGATTGGTATATTCCTTCAAGCAATCGGTGGCGGATGGACGTTTCAAGTTACTTTTAGATTAGCTAGTCAATTACCAAAACCGGAAGAACGTCAAGGAGTTATTTCTGTATTCTACTTATGTGCCTATACTGGATTTATTGTTCCAATTATTGGATTCGGGGTGCTTACTAAATTTTTTAGTATGACTTATTCATTGATTTTACTAAATTTATTTGCTGCAATTTTCATTGTTTATATTCTCATGTATTCAATCAAATTCAAACAATATTATTCAAATCACTATAGTTATTAAAACGTTCAAGGCCGAAGGGAAGGCGATGGTGTTTCCAGTGATGACAATTTTAACATCTTGGACTTGAGATATCCCAAGGATTAGAGTGCCCGTATGTAATACGGAGCAATTGTTCGCTGCAATCATGAATAAATTAATGAATTTAATAGAAGTTTTGTAAAATAATATGAATATTTTATTATATGAGTTTTACTTTAAAATGAATTTACAGATATGCAAGGCTGGTGGGAATATTGGATTTGAGGCAATTAGGAAATTTCATGGCTCTTTGTGAAGAAATGAACTTTACAAGGACAGCTGAAAAACTAAGAATTGGGCAACCTACTTTAAGCTACCAAATGAAAGCTTTAGAAGACGAACTGGGTGTTCGTTTATTTGACCGGTTAGGTAAGAAAATAGCGATTACAGAAGCTGGTGAAATCCTC
Proteins encoded in this window:
- a CDS encoding alkaline phosphatase family protein: MKSNMFKKVVVGTTLTMAMSFAATSADIPYNVLSYSMSSIAFANEEAVLDLKFDNNANDSSASAVAPSIFGNPEFVQGRIGQAIKFNSPGQYVDLGNHGEFRFGESTDFSVAFWIKSEGIKGDPSIISNKDWNSGSNSGWILGMNGSGELIWNYKTSQSSRLDYHMPNVADYKWHHIVVSHDRKNGSARFYKDGNLIKTVDISGMKGSLDSPYTTKIGQDGTGKYGSTLTAQVDDLQIYRNVLTEMEVRAMYDNAPPLPPISVESISLDQTELNLKAGAPMPLTATVSPIDATVKEVEWISSDETIAKVEIINERPTIIAENPGDATITVKTVDGGKTATANVHVSNSIDVSGDGLLTEADLKLIQKNKNSHEGDKRWKQAQKADINDDKKVDRLDVQMMKDKLAPYKKDFLYKRVVFIGIDGAGNGVKDQQANAKNIQKLMSEGAGTYEAKAMLPTISGQNWGSMLHGVVPSKHGLNNENTGNPYPEKNPYPSYMKLLKQERPMLNQASFTTWSPINKGIIEDSAGAYKVNGGNDNNTTQKTVDYIKAEGKNSRNIFVHLDEVDGAGHNYGYGSLKWYEALQKADQHVGQIVQALEEEGLMKDTLIIVTTDHGGKGYGHGGSSPEEQTIFWTAKGTSIKSGTVLSDVENIDTAAVVAHALRLDIPENWDAQLPAGLFQYKK
- a CDS encoding glyoxalase superfamily protein — translated: MSTSKITMKSPTPILRIFDEEKAKEFYLTFLEFELDWEHRFEDDLPLYMQISYKNCIIHLSEHHGDCCPGAAIRIEVEKLELLHSILISKKYKYARPGIEKTPWNTREVRIGDPFGNRIMFFENIQK
- a CDS encoding YitT family protein, with protein sequence MSTIQKHKPNKLKMILRGLIVIIGGFIAAYGLETVLIPNNVSDGGVTGLSIVGSELLGLPLGVLIAVINIPFIWLGYQQIGKSFAIYSIIGIASLALGTSLMHHTPAIIEGDTLLVTVVGGIIIGFGMGLALRNGGALDGIDMLAVLLSRKLPFGTSDLILFLNTFVFIFVSIAFGLQGAILSAIAYFIASKVIHIVEVGLSGSKTFTIITTQPVLMVETIRDRLGRSATYKEAYGGYSHEKFKEITCVINRLEESKIKEIINEIDKTAFVTVYDVAEVKGGNFRKHNIH
- a CDS encoding TetR/AcrR family transcriptional regulator — translated: MARKKEFDEDAVLHKAMLLFWEQGYEKTSMQELVSHMGIHKGSMYDTFGDKHSLYVKSLKRYSEMLEQSVKRGMADTRSAKEAIRLLFEMAIQQQEEFPGGCFVVNTAVELANYDSETRDWVHLKWASTEQLIRDLIVEGQQSGEFSKTLNAEGLSYCFINALIGLRVMVKTISDREKLRQIIEMNMSVLE
- a CDS encoding epoxide hydrolase family protein, with the translated sequence MTQTSTKQQSNEQPTDKNAIRPFHVNVPEEEITELKRRINATRWPEKETVADQSQGTQLATIQELARYWADEYDWRKIESRINSYPHFITEIDGLDFHFIHVRSKHENAMPILIAHGWPGSIIEQMKLIEPLTNPTAHGGSESEAFHVVIPSMPGYGFSGKPTTTGWNPKRIASAYGELMTRLGYTKYVAQGGDWGSIVVNFMGVQEPKGLIGIHTNMPEVIPPEVDAAIWSGNPLPAGLSDEEKKACEQVRENKFYYAFLMGTRPQTLTGLVDSPVGLAAFMIDHDWKSHALIARSFAGVKEGLTRDDVLDNITLFWFTNTAISAARLYWENTVAGISFFVVKGVKLPVAASVFPDEMYEAPKSWTEKAYPNLIHYNKLPKGGHFAAWEQPEFMTSEIRTAFKSLR
- the msrB gene encoding peptide-methionine (R)-S-oxide reductase MsrB, with product MDKPIDLLFRSRFMKKILGSDFEVKISSKQDFNKDFNREEKLKTLTKIQYNVTQNGMDEAPFNNEYWDNKEEGIYVDIVSGDPLFSSKDKFDAGTGFPSFTKPLESNNVVLKRKGLFFGNEVRSRNADSFLGDVFKDGPQPTGLRFCVNSAAMEFIPKADLEKRGYGAYAAQFSEQKL
- a CDS encoding MFS transporter translates to MKRMLWVFLMMSCGATFISSLFPLYSEYYHLSSLQITILFAIYAVFLLPTLLIVGVKGSEWGLKKVLRYSIWISIVSTIIFIISFDFWSLFTARVLEGIAYGAFTGTAIPFLIVQSPANKISTAIKLSGVTVLIGFGLGPAISGVVVEYLYSQSLSVPYWFLLVMLSSSLVILETFPVHNESSIEKPIHTKISISIPSHIRSHFWSFVGLPIFIVFTLQGIAFSLLPSFAKNIIHTSNLSVSGLLILLLLGGASLSQFVPWPINIVTRIRFGISLFAIGSWAIILSGQFSNLILLWIGIFLQAIGGGWTFQVTFRLASQLPKPEERQGVISVFYLCAYTGFIVPIIGFGVLTKFFSMTYSLILLNLFAAIFIVYILMYSIKFKQYYSNHYSY